A single window of Neurospora crassa OR74A linkage group VII, whole genome shotgun sequence DNA harbors:
- a CDS encoding anucleate primary sterigmata protein B: MEEEAQERGGRRSRPSTATVPDSNADPQPSTRMNGGGNNNDTNNRPYPSPATSTASPGTSLRPDDIRPLHAANSASSLLAVPETSYLEGPSIELRQSDSQAEIAVHQHLNEIESSFSAPISPFPTSDRGIDDTYDLFDSASREAAPAGPTATAAPATPPPPPPAHADVRLQTERDTQESRPESENDSGDDTQHLPQSRSKMRVATVEDADKTTIQRSHNEEEDGGSGEESQSREDELNKAHEQQAADTSMTSNTTSSLEAFSPSPPTAAAAATTASRVVPQPNLDRQVDDYDGNGLSHEQEHQDDSDESDYWHETPTKPRLTPGNNSKLQHAPSTQSARRFLARENLTPEKTPEPASQQPEGRKQGQEQQQKDHQQPLKAERSELPQRPKYLKRGQAGQRGSVSSYASDPDPDSDHTIGLETDYALHSGGASSSTERPRDTNGLTRTTSMGSFASGYEDPDPSGPISGLTPLDEAYNAISPEPAVMRQLRDHEDDGVRTPKPRKTPPPLAAPSDTVLARHVRDVQVPESLAKEYRAKTGLTTPSKSLNLADLKSPDKLGASVVPTRAGGRSLTLKEQSSTIERLSKENFDLKLKVMFLSDRLDKLSEEGIKEMISENVELKTGLAVLQRDNKMLRKRVKELEKQVKDEDERPGTARSDQSDEENAAFNQEVQEELMYLRDQLEEHMVEIERLRNENLHKEAEKRRMAEMVRTLSEKTGERFGGDLDRQEEADVYKDLLEQETARREQSDEDNRKLREEIFRLKQELAMQPNGNGPYQQQQQQQGSNMSYLSRRSREQGSASSRPTTSFSADQDVASSATTLIEELRRESEQLRHENAELRREVGAQTSMLTSRNREKERLYQEIEDLKMAQRRGGPAPSTIDSLLERSASRAGAHERSHSRASGRTGMTGLDDADREELENKISQMRDKNNELRLQNQDLERELAACMEDFEMLCEAKKQAEELSHSLQDDLEAAMQDLVALQAERDEALQEHANLEQEFEALRKEAQEEIDALEGESDLRSAEIERLQLDLNDRNENFEALQEEMRKMSDALVRLEDEQEAKHKRIQTLEQELNDANRELEELEFKLLEANDKANRLSVQQESSQGEIAFLREEQENDKIRIGDLEAALANSEQGVRDEKDRVRELENRLAQERRQREIVANREKEEVQQFINELNKEATAAKDEARRLRKSLTSREVEATEWKERLLELENNLREALGDLNGTRSSLLKSIAKLQMDLEKAVRDLDTTKASLAEKDRIIKQRDALLESHALESRKVGEMLDKERQAHRNTKNQFETFQKTHQHVTRTLSQSEARIAELEAGKAQDKKRIAQLEATYKEQLTERNTLLLNLWTRLSSLCGSDWAHDNSLINGRALPSLESVATMFPGFSKNLLAAVKTLETMVSSFQTKVKSVERDLWREYQALESHLEMRAKKMDRLEHIVRNSIAAGTTGNGVLTAAEAQGRLARLEEAYRQLKVENHTLRTAAEVRARAAYAAAHPSRGGGDRHQQSPSPLPSAGPRDREGMPSDRMSIYSQVDARKGVSSRPSSIAIPQRSASSSRRSMINDMDGHNDDVLLPGSSQPPLSRVQSTQSQQSHQHQYQHPQVQSQASYTGPGGGGGGIQTSSERGVAPPSGPGSTSSTNNPATPGMFSQSGGAGGGGGSTTSTDNKWMLRLRDLEYKLKAEREGRILDRNEALKRISTSESENLALRENLEREKRRKRESVQSLSGGGGAGGMGSGMGNGERGS, encoded by the exons atggaggaagaagcccaAGAGCGAGGAGGCCGTCGGTCGCGGCCATCCACAGCGACAGTTCCCGACAGCAATGCCGACCCTCAACCTTCGACGCGAATGAATGGcggcggcaacaacaacgacaccaaCAACCGCCCCTATCCCTCGCCCGCAACCTCAACTGCAAGTCCGGGTACATCGCTAAGACCCGATGACATACGGCCCCTGCACGCCGCCAACTCTGCTTCCTCCCTTTTAGCAGTTCCCGAAACCAGCTATTTGGAAGGGCCGAGTATTGAGTTGAGGCAGTCTGATTCGCAAGCCGAAATTGCCGTCCATCAACACCTAAACGAGATCGAATCCAGCTTTTCCGCCCCTATTTCACCCTTTCCGACTTCAGACCGAGGCATCGACGATACCTATGACCTCTTCGACTCCGCGTCCAGAGAAGCTGCACCTGCCGGGCCGACAGCGACCGCTGCACCTgcgactcctcctccacccccacCAGCGCATGCCGACGTACGATTACAAACAGAGAGAGACACCCAAGAATCAAGGCCCGAGTCCGAAAATGACTCGGGCGACGACACACAACATCTCCCCCAAAGCCGCTCCAAAATGCGTGTAGCCACAGTCGAGGATGCCGACAAGACCACCATACAGAGGTCCCacaacgaagaggaagacggcGGAAGTGGGGAAGAGAGCCAGAGCAGAGAGGACGAGCTGAACAAAGCCCACGAGCAGCAAGCCGCGGACACATCAATGACAAGTAACACAACTTCGTCTCTAGAAGCtttctctccatctcccccaACTGCTGCGGCTGCCGCGACGACAGCATCTCGCGTCGTTCCGCAACCGAACCTGGACCGACAAGTTGATGACTATGACGGGAATGGGTTGTCCCACGAACAAGAGCACCAGGACGACTCTGACGAGTCTGACTATTGGCACGAAACTCCCACTAAACCACGGTTGACCCCCGGAAATAATTCGAAGCTGCAGCATGCACCCTCCACCCAAAGCGCCAGGAGATTCCTTGCGAGAGAGAACCTGACCCCGGAAAAGACTCCTGAGCCGGCTTCCCAGCAGCCGGAGGGTAGAAAGCAAGGCCAAGAGCAACAACAGAAGGATCACCAGCAGCCTCTGAAAGCAGAGAGAAGCGAGCTTCCCCAGCGCCCCAAGTACCTTAAGAGAGGTCAGGCTGGACAGCGTGGTTCCGTGTCATCCTATGCTAGTGATCCAGACCCCGACAGCGATCATACGATTGGTTTGGAAACAGACTACGCGCTGCATTCCGGAGGTGCGTCTTCCTCGACAGAAAGACCGCGAGATACGAACGGCCTCACGCGGACCACCAGTATGGGCAGTTTTGCTAGTGGCTACGAAGACCCAGATCCCTCGGGACCCATTTCTGGACTCACTCCTCTCGACGAAGCTTACAATGCCATCTCCCCCGAACCGGCGGTCATGCGCCAGCTTCGGGATCATGAAGATGACGGGGTGCGAACACCGAAACCCCGCAAGACGCCCCCTCCGCTCGCTGCCCCATCTGACACGGTTCTCGCCCGGCATGTTAGAGATGTGCAGGTGCCCGAGTCTCTGGCGAAAGAGTACAGGGCGAAGACAGGTCTGACGACGCCATCGAAATCCCTCAACCTCGCCGATCTTAAGAGTCCCGACAAGCTGGGCGCTTCGGTGGTTCCGACTCGCGCTGGCGGAAGGAGCTTGACTCTAAAAGAGCAAAGTAGCACCATTGAGCGATTGAGCAAAGAGAACTTTGACTTGAAACTCAAGGTAATGTTTTTGAGTGATCGCCTGGACAAACTCTCTGAAGAGGGTATTAAGGAAATGATCTCGGAGAACGTGGAGCTCAAAACTGGGCTAGCCGTGTTGCAAAGGGACAACAAAATGCTACGTAAAAGGGTcaaggagttggagaagcaagtcaaggatgaggatgagcgGCCAGGTACTGCGCGCAGCGATCAGTCAGATGAGGAGAATGCTGCCTTTAATCAAGAGGTACAAGAAGAGCTGATGTACCTCAGGGATCAGCTGGAAGAGCACATGGTCGAGATTGAGAGGCTCCGGAATGAAAATCTTCACAAAGAGGCGGAAAAGAGGCGAATGGCGGAAATGGTTCGCACCCTTAGCGAAAAGACGGGCGAAAGGTTCGGCGGAGACTTGGATCGGCAAGAAGAGGCCGACGTTTACAAGGATCTGCTCGAGCAAGAgacggcgaggagggagCAGAGTGACGAGGACAACCGAAAGCTGCGTGAAGAAATCTTTCGCCTCAAGCAGGAGCTGGCGATGCAGCCGAACGGCAACGGGCCataccaacaacaacaacaacagcaaggtTCCAACATGTCATACCTCAGCCGAAGGTCCCGCGAGCAGGGGAGCGCTTCCAGTCGGCCTACCACTTCATTTTCAGCTGATCAGGACGTTGCCAGCTCGGCTACCACTCTGATTGAAGAACTCCGTCGGGAAAGCGAACAGTTGCGCCACGAAAATGCCGAACTTCGTCGTGAAGTAGGCGCACAGACCTCGATGTTGACTTCTCGAAACCGTGAGAAGGAACGTCTGTACCAAGAAATTGAGGATTTGAAAATGGCACAGCGTCGCGGTGGCCCTGCTCCGTCTACCATTGACAGTCTCTTGGAGAGGTCAGCATCCCGTGCCGGTGCCCATGAGAGGTCACACTCGAGAGCTAGTGGCAGAACGGGCATGACGGGACTAGACGACGCCGACCGCGAAGAGCTCGAGAACAAGATATCTCAGATGAGAGATAAGAACAACGAACTTCGTCTTCAAAACCAAGATCTGGAGCGCGAGCTGGCGGCCTGTATGGAGGACTTTGAAATGCTCTGCGAAGCGAAGAAGCAGGCTGAAGAGCTTTCCCATTCCCTGCAAGATGACCTGGAGGCAGCAATGCAGGATCTTGTCGCTCTGCAGGCCGAGCGTGACGAGGCACTTCAAGAACACGCGAACCTCGAACAAGAGTTTGAAGCTTTGCGCAAAGAAGCCCAAGAGGAGATCGATGCGCTGGAAGGTGAATCAGATCTCCGTAGTGCTGAGATTGAACGCCTCCAACTTGATCTGAATGACCGTAACGAGAATTTCGAAGCGTTACAGGAGGAGATGCGCAAGATGAGCGATGCCCTTGTTCGCCTGGAGGATGAGCAGGAAGCCAAGCACAAACGGATACAAACACTTGAACAAGAGCTGAATGATGCCAACAGAGAACTAGAGGAGCTCGAATTCAAGCTTCTTGAGGCAAACGACAAGGCCAACCGTCTGTCAGTCCAGCAAGAGTCAAGCCAAGGGGAGATTGCCTTCTTGCGGGAAGAACAGGAGAACGACAAGATCCGGATTGGCGATCTGGAAGCGGCACTGGCGAATTCCGAGCAAGGTGTGCGTGATGAAAAAGACCGAGTCAGAGAGCTGGAGAACCGGCTGGCCCAGGAGAGGAGGCAACGAGAGATTGTTGCAAacagggagaaggaggaggtacaGCAGTTCATCAACGAGCTCAACAAGGAAGCAACAGCAGCCAAGGATGAAGCCCGACGACTGCGCAAGAGCCTGACAAGCAGGGAGGTCGAGGCTACAgagtggaaggagaggcTCTTGGAGCTGGAGAACAACCTTCGCGAGGCTCTAGGTGACCTGAATGGGACCAGGTCTAGCCTTCTCAAG TCTATTGCCAAGCTCCAAATGGACCTCGAAAAAGCTGTCCGCGACCTTGACACCACCAAGGCGTCACTGGCTGAGAAGGACCGCATCATCAAGCAGCGTGACGCTCTTCTTGAATCCCATGCTCTCGAGTCCCGCAAGGTTGGTGAGATGCTCGATAAGGAGCGCCAAGCTCATCGGAACACCAAAAACCAGTTTGAGACGTTCCAGAAGACGCACCAGCATGTTACGCGCACACTCTCTCAATCAGAGGCGCGCATTGCCGAGCTGGAAGCTGGCAAAGCCCAAGACAAGAAACGCATCGCTCAGCTCGAGGCCACCTACAAAGAGCAGCTTACCGAACGCAACACGCTGCTCCTCAACCTCTGGACCAGGCTATCCAGTCTCTGCGGCAGCGATTGGGCTCACGACAACAGTCTCATCAATGGCCGCGCTCTGCCTAGCTTGGAGTCGGTCGCCACCATGTTCCCTGGCTTCAGCAAGAACCTCTTGGCTGCGGTCAAGACTCTGGAAACCATGGTCAGTAGCTTCCAGACCAAGGTGAAGTCGGTAGAGCGTGACCTGTGGAGAGAATATCAGGCACTGGAGAGCCACCTGGAGATGCGAGCCAAGAAGATGGATCGTCTAGAGCACATTGTGCGCAACAGCATCGCAGCCGGCACCACAGGCAACGGCGTCTTAACCGCTGCTGAAGCGCAGGGCAGGCTGGCCCGGCTGGAAGAAGCCTACAGGCAGCTCAAGGTGGAAAACCACACTCTTCGGACAGCAGCCGAAGTTCGTGCTAGAGCCGCGTATGCTGCTGCCCACCCTTCtcggggaggaggggaccgTCACCAACAAAGCCCCAGTCCCCTGCCATCTGCAGGGCCAAGGGACAGGGAAGGAATGCCCAGTGACAGGATGTCTATTTACAGCCAAGTCGACGCCAGAAAGGGCGTCAGTAGCAGGCCGAGTTCTATCGCTATACCCCAGCGATCAGCGAGTAGTAGTCGCAGGTCCATGATCAATGACATGGACGGCCACAATGACGATGTTTTACTACCGGGATCGTCCCAACCGCCCCTGTCTCGAGTACAGAGTACCCAGTCGCAGCAGAGTCATCAGCACCAGTACCAGCACCCCCAAGTGCAATCCCAAGCCTCCTACACTGGCcccggtggtggaggtgggggGATTCAAACATCAAGCGAAAGGGGAGTCGCCCCTCCTTCCGGTCCGGGGTCAACAAGTAGTACCAACAACCCTGCTACGCCTGGTATGTTCTCCCAAAGTGGAGGTgcaggtggaggaggggggtcaACGACGAGCACCGACAACAAGTGGATGCTCCGCCTAAGAGACCTGGAGTACAAGCTGAAGGCGGAGAGGGAAGGGAGAATCTTGGACCGTAACGAGGCGCTCAAGAGGATCAGTACGAGCGAGTCGGAGAATCTGGCGCTGAGAGAGAAtctggagagggagaagaggaggaagcgtGAGAGTGTCCAGAGTTTaagcggtggcggcggggcTGGGGGAATGGGTAGCGGAATGGGCAACGGCGAAAGGGGATCCTAG
- a CDS encoding O-methyltransferase, with product MSTAVDLSLATRPSDADAVPGLIEDLTSLNGNWTEDDEETRHKMVIKARSLLQSLMTPREQMLQHTWADPGLDAALTTGVDVGLWKLMVKNGVDAVHKVDHLARSLGMDPELLGRLLRHVCAMGHLVEVAQDEYKLTSFTKSMSLDVIGDSYVCLLGGIGRSPIDFYKFLRETNWQNPVDAAHTAFHVSYNSDVPNCMVYLGSIGMGPQMNHHMGGYRQGRLPWHHPKIYPVEKELFPGTDASSDAPLVVDVAGGLGHDIDEFKRNYPNHPGKLILQDRPTVIEDIKDIDPTIQRMPHDFLTEQPIKGARAYFMHSILHDWPDDVCQKILARLAEAMKPGYSKLLIFECVIPRTGAYWEATAGDMLMMTQLSACERTEDQWHQLIEGSGLGLKIVKFWSSGLSAVENVIECELA from the exons ATGTCCACAGCAGTTGATCTCTCGCTCGCCACTCGGCCAAGTGATGCCGATGCTGTGCCGGGCTTGATCGAGGATCTTACCTCTCTCAATGGAAACTGGACagaagacgatgaggagaCGCGCCACAAGATGGTTATCAAGGCACGGAGTCTTCTCCAGTCTCTCATGACACCCCGCGAGCAAATGTTGCAACATACATGGGCTGAT CCCGGACTTGATGCTGCTTTGACCACCGGTGTTGATGTCGGTCTTTGGAAGCTCATGGTCAAGAATGGCGTTGATGCCGTTCACAAGGTTGACCATCTTGCTAGGTCTTTGGGCATGGATCCCGAACTTCTCG GCCGCCTGTTGCGCCATGTGTGCGCCATGGGCCATCTTGTGGAGGTTGCTCAGGATGAGTACAAGCTCACAAGCTTTACCAAATCGATGAGCCTCGATGTCATCGGCGACAGTTATGTTTGCCT ACTCGGTGGCATCGGCCGCAGCCCAATCGACTTTTACAAGTTCCTTCGCGAGACCAACTGGCAAAATCCCGTCGATGCCGCCCACACGGCGTTCCATGTGTCATACAACAGCGACGTGCCAAACTGCATGGTGTATCTCGGGTCCATCGGCATGGGTCCTCAGATGAACCACCATA TGGGCGGTTACAGGCAGGGCCGCTTGCCGTGGCATCATCCCAAGATCTATCCTGTAGAGAAGGAATTGTTCCCCGGTACCGATGCTTCGTCCGATGCGCCGCTGGTTGTCGACGTTGCTGGCGGCCTCGGCCATGACATCGACGAATTCAAGAGAAACTACCCCAACCATCCCGGC AAACTGATCCTACAAGATCGTCCGACTGTCATCGAAGACATCAAAGACATCGATCCCACGATCCAGCGCATGCCCCACGACTTCCTGACCGAGCAGCCCATCAAGGGAGCCAGGGCCTACTTTATGCACTCCATCCTGCACGACTGGCCTGATGATGTCTGCCAGAAGATCCTCGCCCGTCTGGCGGAGGCGATGAAGCCCGGATACAGCAAGTTGCTCATATTCGAATGCGTGATCCCGCGAACCGGTGCCTATTGGGAAGCAACCGCGGGTGAcatgctgatgatgacgcAGCTGTCGGCTTGCGAGCGGACAGAAGACCAGTGGCATCAACTCATCGAGGGCAGCGGTTTGGGCCTCAAGATCGTCAAGTTCTGGTCGAGTGGACTTTCTGCTGTTGAGAATGTCATTGAGTGCGAGTTGGCGTAA